The following are encoded together in the Candidatus Methylomirabilis oxygeniifera genome:
- a CDS encoding protein of unknown function (Evidence 5 : No homology to any previously reported sequences) — MPRNPSPPTLPYIRITYHGGSVDYFGKTADRGFGLLYPPYTSLFRAATFPPALCTLDTGLTDPFNRSGLRHKTLRFGLSVSPPFGSGVPHSPRLPLTDSALC; from the coding sequence GTGCCTCGCAACCCCTCTCCCCCCACACTACCGTACATACGGATCACGTACCACGGCGGTTCGGTTGATTACTTCGGCAAGACTGCCGACCGGGGGTTCGGACTCCTCTATCCACCATACACATCGCTCTTTCGAGCAGCTACGTTTCCGCCAGCTTTATGCACACTGGACACAGGGCTTACTGACCCTTTCAACCGTTCGGGCCTTCGGCACAAGACGTTGCGGTTCGGCCTATCTGTTTCTCCACCTTTCGGTTCAGGAGTGCCTCACTCGCCTCGCCTGCCTCTCACCGACTCTGCCCTCTGCTGA
- a CDS encoding conserved protein of unknown function (Evidence 4 : Homologs of previously reported genes of unknown function): MSNLKQLVNLDAMILRADFATQPEAEQTYDMVPSVSLRDFTPGALVGPNLRKPDFQRETNHWTPAQVLSLLECFVNGDLIPSVILWKSPTNIFVIDGGHRLSVLRAWVEDDYGDGPISLMFFDRNIPAVQKKVADKTRKLVNDTIGSFKHVQATLAQPGLDNEDKRKFNAVISRALSIQWVNGNADKAESAFFKINTEGTPLDDIEELLLKTRHKPISIAARAIIRAGTGHKYWSAFSPETSALIEDKARIIHQLIFEPDLNTPVKTLDLPLGGARGVRVALRTLLDFVLIACRNQQGHPKTVPDQADDADGSGTTEALKQIWELASRITGNDHGSLGLHPAVYFYGPSGQHQAPMFMGTALMLKKKLLNNDPTFFRKLSGCRSRLEKALVEYKPTIAAILQGYVSRHRVEKYAGFLEALINRLDSEAPITNEDIVTLSGLAGKVFVGSAPVESQSFSDDVKSETFIRKALENTVKCSICGGYLDPAKSVSYDHVSRRREGGNGAVDNCDLTHPYCNQSMKN, translated from the coding sequence ATGTCGAACCTTAAGCAACTCGTCAACCTCGACGCGATGATTCTGCGCGCTGATTTCGCCACTCAGCCTGAGGCAGAACAGACGTACGACATGGTGCCGTCCGTTTCGTTGCGCGATTTTACTCCCGGTGCACTTGTCGGACCCAACTTACGGAAGCCGGACTTTCAGCGCGAAACAAACCACTGGACTCCCGCGCAAGTTCTTTCTCTCCTTGAGTGTTTTGTCAATGGCGACCTCATCCCATCGGTCATTCTCTGGAAATCACCGACCAACATATTCGTGATCGACGGTGGTCACCGCCTCAGTGTCTTGCGGGCTTGGGTTGAGGATGACTATGGAGACGGACCCATCTCGCTCATGTTCTTTGATAGGAATATTCCTGCCGTTCAGAAGAAGGTAGCTGACAAAACGCGAAAACTGGTTAACGACACCATTGGCAGTTTCAAGCACGTGCAGGCGACACTTGCGCAACCAGGTCTCGACAACGAAGACAAACGTAAATTTAATGCCGTCATATCACGAGCGCTCTCGATTCAGTGGGTTAATGGTAATGCTGACAAAGCCGAATCCGCCTTCTTCAAGATCAACACGGAAGGGACACCGCTAGACGACATTGAAGAACTACTGCTCAAGACGAGACACAAACCCATTTCCATCGCCGCACGTGCGATCATCCGCGCCGGAACCGGCCACAAATATTGGTCGGCGTTTTCCCCAGAGACTTCGGCCCTGATTGAAGACAAAGCACGTATCATCCATCAGCTAATATTTGAGCCGGACCTGAACACACCGGTCAAGACGCTCGATCTCCCACTGGGAGGGGCCAGAGGCGTACGCGTTGCGCTCAGGACTCTCTTAGATTTCGTGCTCATCGCCTGTCGCAATCAGCAGGGGCATCCGAAGACGGTTCCGGATCAGGCTGATGACGCGGACGGCAGTGGCACTACAGAAGCACTGAAGCAGATATGGGAACTTGCGAGCCGCATAACAGGAAACGATCACGGAAGTCTCGGTCTTCATCCTGCAGTCTATTTCTATGGACCTTCGGGACAACATCAAGCGCCGATGTTCATGGGGACGGCTCTGATGCTCAAGAAGAAGTTGCTGAACAACGACCCTACCTTCTTCCGGAAGCTCTCCGGGTGCCGCTCGCGACTGGAAAAAGCGTTGGTTGAGTACAAACCCACTATCGCGGCTATTCTGCAAGGATACGTTAGCAGGCACCGTGTCGAGAAGTACGCTGGCTTTCTTGAGGCGTTGATTAACCGGTTAGATAGCGAAGCACCGATCACAAACGAGGACATCGTTACACTAAGCGGTTTGGCGGGCAAAGTGTTTGTGGGCAGTGCACCCGTTGAGTCCCAGTCGTTCTCCGACGACGTGAAAAGCGAAACGTTCATTCGGAAAGCACTTGAGAATACGGTGAAGTGCTCGATATGCGGCGGTTACCTGGATCCAGCGAAATCTGTTTCGTATGATCACGTCAGCAGAAGGCGCGAGGGCGGCAACGGTGCAGTGGACAACTGCGACTTGACTCACCCGTACTGCAATCAGTCGATGAAGAACTAG
- a CDS encoding conserved protein of unknown function (Evidence 4 : Homologs of previously reported genes of unknown function), protein MKTTIEVTDTLLRDARQLAANEGTTLRALVEEGLRRILAEREQGGRFHLRKATFKGSGLQPGLTTASWDRIREMIYEGHGG, encoded by the coding sequence ATGAAGACTACCATAGAGGTTACTGATACGCTTTTGCGTGACGCCAGACAATTGGCTGCCAACGAAGGCACCACATTACGGGCCCTCGTAGAAGAGGGCTTGCGCCGGATTCTCGCTGAGCGGGAACAAGGTGGCAGGTTTCATCTTCGAAAAGCCACTTTCAAGGGTAGCGGACTTCAGCCAGGTCTAACCACGGCCTCATGGGACCGCATCCGCGAGATGATCTATGAAGGGCACGGCGGGTGA
- a CDS encoding protein of unknown function (Evidence 5 : No homology to any previously reported sequences) yields MESREHCPASKKRLPVGADILGEVGSDLMGKALLVSYPFEKLSPEWRHVLKLHAVKKIKGILFNLHTVTIS; encoded by the coding sequence TTGGAGAGCCGCGAGCACTGCCCCGCTTCCAAGAAACGGCTCCCGGTAGGTGCGGATATCCTTGGGGAAGTAGGAAGCGATCTTATGGGCAAAGCGTTGCTTGTTTCCTATCCATTTGAGAAGTTGAGTCCTGAATGGCGGCACGTGCTGAAACTCCATGCCGTAAAAAAGATCAAGGGTATCCTCTTTAACCTTCATACCGTCACAATATCCTGA
- a CDS encoding exported protein of unknown function (Evidence 5 : No homology to any previously reported sequences), whose product MIFAKAGCPGGLFLSFSLRVAQGERGAKPVPLASASLRPTSGSSRLQLRRARSTPLPPLIRAALSHEISR is encoded by the coding sequence TTGATTTTTGCTAAGGCTGGTTGCCCCGGCGGGTTATTTTTATCGTTCTCCCTTCGCGTCGCTCAGGGAGAACGCGGGGCTAAGCCGGTGCCCCTTGCCTCCGCTTCGCTACGGCCAACCAGCGGATCGAGCAGACTACAGCTCCGCCGAGCACGCTCGACTCCGCTTCCGCCGCTCATCCGCGCGGCGTTGAGCCATGAAATCAGTAGGTGA
- a CDS encoding protein of unknown function (Evidence 5 : No homology to any previously reported sequences), producing MLRSHFDWFLLLPPSTAAWKSRGFPTPPPGLVTTQGGGSLLLYHGGFFLRCQNDTGLSRREAVGFVSLVLPERRKSLT from the coding sequence ATGCTACGCAGCCATTTTGATTGGTTTCTGCTGCTGCCGCCGTCCACCGCAGCTTGGAAAAGCCGCGGCTTTCCCACTCCTCCCCCAGGCTTGGTGACTACTCAGGGGGGTGGGTCCCTTTTGCTTTATCACGGTGGGTTCTTTTTACGTTGTCAAAACGACACGGGGCTCAGCCGCCGCGAAGCGGTCGGTTTCGTGTCCCTGGTCCTCCCGGAGCGGAGGAAGAGCTTGACATAA
- a CDS encoding protein of unknown function (Evidence 5 : No homology to any previously reported sequences), with product MDATRRGNVPVTLSEPNNATVTAPANEEEIGTIWVGVVSCLDTFITLSFSYRRKFNVPGSVPIRQFLGGFVKTSPYLHEWAEDV from the coding sequence ATGGACGCCACAAGGCGTGGAAATGTACCCGTCACTCTTTCTGAACCGAACAACGCCACCGTAACAGCTCCGGCAAATGAAGAGGAGATCGGGACCATTTGGGTTGGCGTTGTATCTTGCCTTGATACCTTCATAACCCTCAGTTTTTCCTACCGTCGTAAATTCAACGTACCGGGTTCGGTACCAATCCGTCAGTTTCTCGGGGGATTCGTGAAGACATCGCCATATCTCCATGAGTGGGCCGAAGATGTCTGA
- a CDS encoding protein of unknown function (Evidence 5 : No homology to any previously reported sequences), with protein sequence MCLGFADSHLILFVLTSWKVATTVELTKLAYASYQLCPTMGAYQGPLFHFPNFYIPLDAAYMVHFGLFIFYRGSCQGSNYLAYFVVV encoded by the coding sequence TTGTGCCTCGGATTCGCGGATTCGCATCTAATCTTGTTTGTGTTGACATCGTGGAAAGTTGCTACAACCGTAGAACTTACTAAACTTGCCTATGCGTCTTATCAACTGTGCCCCACAATGGGGGCATATCAAGGCCCTCTCTTTCATTTTCCTAATTTTTACATTCCACTTGATGCGGCTTATATGGTCCATTTTGGCCTGTTTATCTTTTATAGAGGCTCCTGTCAGGGTAGTAACTATCTCGCCTATTTCGTTGTCGTTTAA
- a CDS encoding conserved protein of unknown function (Evidence 4 : Homologs of previously reported genes of unknown function), protein MIAVDTNLLVYAHREDSPWHTAAYARIAELAESRAPWAIPWPCLHEFLAIVTHPTIYAPATPLAIALDQVDAWLESPSLTLLTEMSGYWIQLRHAIQKGQIAGPQVHDAHIAALCRLHGVRELWTADRHFGRFPDLPVRNPLVE, encoded by the coding sequence GTGATCGCCGTTGACACGAATCTTCTAGTCTATGCCCATCGGGAAGATTCCCCATGGCACACAGCCGCCTACGCGCGGATCGCCGAGCTGGCGGAGAGTCGAGCGCCTTGGGCAATTCCCTGGCCTTGCCTTCATGAGTTCCTAGCCATCGTAACCCATCCTACGATCTACGCTCCTGCAACCCCCCTTGCTATCGCTCTCGATCAGGTCGATGCCTGGCTAGAGTCGCCGAGCCTCACACTCCTTACCGAAATGAGCGGGTACTGGATCCAACTGCGTCACGCCATCCAGAAAGGCCAGATCGCCGGTCCACAAGTGCACGATGCGCACATTGCCGCCCTCTGTCGCCTGCATGGTGTGCGCGAGCTGTGGACCGCTGATCGCCATTTCGGGCGGTTTCCGGATCTCCCCGTGCGCAATCCGCTCGTCGAGTGA
- a CDS encoding DNA adenine methylase Dam — MKVKEDTLDLFYGMEFQHVPPFRTQLLKWIGNKQRFAHKIASYFPKDIRTYREPFLGSGAVLAALQPPNAVGSDIFGPLMEIWRCLHESPEKLTDWYRTRYVEFTTVGKTEGYEGIKARYNANPNGPDLLFICRSCYGGVVRFRKSDGYISTPCGVHDPINPKSFAQRVEIWRRRTAGANFRHMDFEEAMSLAHEKDLVYCDPPYVCSQTILYQGQGFSLDRLMQTIADCKKRGVRVALSIDGKKKSGRVDCELRIPDSLFEREVFLDCGRSMLRRFQRGGESLEDEIVHDRLLLTY; from the coding sequence ATGAAGGTTAAAGAGGATACCCTTGATCTTTTTTACGGCATGGAGTTTCAGCACGTGCCGCCATTCAGGACTCAACTTCTCAAATGGATAGGAAACAAGCAACGCTTTGCCCATAAGATCGCTTCCTACTTCCCCAAGGATATCCGCACCTACCGGGAGCCGTTTCTTGGAAGCGGGGCAGTGCTCGCGGCTCTCCAACCCCCCAATGCCGTTGGTTCAGACATCTTCGGCCCACTCATGGAGATATGGCGATGTCTTCACGAATCCCCCGAGAAACTGACGGATTGGTACCGAACCCGGTACGTTGAATTTACGACGGTAGGAAAAACTGAGGGTTATGAAGGTATCAAGGCAAGATACAACGCCAACCCAAATGGTCCCGATCTCCTCTTCATTTGCCGGAGCTGTTACGGTGGCGTTGTTCGGTTCAGAAAGAGTGACGGGTACATTTCCACGCCTTGTGGCGTCCATGATCCGATCAATCCCAAGTCATTTGCCCAACGCGTCGAGATTTGGAGAAGGAGGACAGCTGGAGCGAACTTCCGGCACATGGATTTTGAGGAGGCCATGTCATTGGCCCACGAGAAGGATCTCGTGTATTGCGACCCGCCCTATGTATGCAGTCAGACAATTCTATACCAAGGACAGGGCTTTTCCTTGGATCGTTTGATGCAGACCATCGCAGACTGCAAGAAACGTGGTGTTAGGGTAGCGTTGAGTATCGATGGGAAGAAGAAGTCAGGTCGGGTTGACTGCGAACTCAGGATCCCTGATAGCCTCTTTGAGCGCGAGGTATTCCTCGATTGCGGCAGAAGCATGCTGCGACGCTTCCAGAGGGGGGGTGAATCTCTTGAAGATGAAATCGTCCATGATCGGCTTCTTCTCACCTACTGA
- a CDS encoding conserved protein of unknown function (Evidence 4 : Homologs of previously reported genes of unknown function), which yields MKLMISVRDEQEAAAALAGGADIIDVKNPAEGSLGAGRPETISAIVRTVRGATPVSASIGDVPNLPGTVALAGLGAATCGVRFVKVGLLGARTGAEAANLLDAVSGALRMANGTVGLVACVYADAALVGSVDPLELPGAAAPFVEGCLIDTAIKDGRTLFQCLPEETITRFIQQCHDRELFCALAGSLQQADLSKALALGADIVGVRTAACEGGQRSGSISTTLVERLKNRVQGVE from the coding sequence ATGAAGCTCATGATCAGTGTGCGGGACGAGCAAGAGGCAGCAGCCGCGTTGGCCGGTGGAGCCGATATCATCGACGTGAAAAACCCGGCGGAAGGGTCGCTGGGCGCCGGGCGGCCGGAGACTATCTCGGCGATCGTGAGAACTGTCCGGGGCGCGACCCCTGTCAGCGCATCGATCGGCGACGTCCCGAACCTTCCGGGGACCGTAGCCCTTGCCGGTCTGGGCGCCGCCACCTGCGGGGTTCGATTCGTCAAGGTGGGACTGCTGGGGGCCAGGACAGGAGCGGAGGCGGCCAACCTGCTCGATGCCGTCAGTGGCGCGTTACGGATGGCGAACGGCACAGTGGGTCTGGTAGCCTGCGTGTACGCCGATGCCGCCCTCGTTGGTTCGGTCGATCCGCTTGAGCTGCCCGGTGCCGCCGCCCCCTTTGTTGAGGGCTGCCTCATCGATACCGCCATCAAAGACGGACGGACGCTCTTCCAGTGCCTTCCGGAGGAGACCATCACCCGCTTCATTCAGCAGTGCCACGATCGGGAGCTCTTCTGTGCCCTGGCGGGCTCCTTGCAGCAGGCGGATCTTTCCAAAGCCCTGGCGCTCGGCGCCGACATTGTCGGTGTACGAACCGCGGCCTGCGAGGGAGGACAGCGAAGCGGCTCCATTTCCACGACGTTGGTGGAACGCCTCAAAAACAGGGTACAGGGTGTAGAGTGA
- a CDS encoding TPR repeat (fragment), whose amino-acid sequence MQILHRLDEFLFGLFPKAQESGNDTEVLKDEMTKFYTFGPYKPIVTLEGGWVKVEINTPVILSEESDFRKVVALAEKRKFAEVKPILRNLISKNRTNSEYYRINGQILSEEGDQEGAIDSLIDALRWDPKNAWALLMMGNIFAKYKDDIATAMKYYDQVLKVDSRNNIAMNNIGANLMRQGKTEAAKKYFHEALKINANYANTYYALGLVAEVENDPFSAFDHAITTLKKSANPKDALFQNALQLALSSAKKVVETGSGAEILSDYVHQLESQCDTKIELVEDPSIPTAAKFELAENYGRSRHVVRYNPNKLAIVHLQMHELVHLSYIIEARRADANLLFVTSQKQKAEFITGIDYSIRKLRKRGLPEESISGFCTTLFDGINLQIFNTPIDLFIEDFLYHEFKELRPYHNSSPYLVC is encoded by the coding sequence ATGCAGATCCTGCACAGATTGGACGAGTTTCTATTCGGGTTGTTTCCCAAAGCGCAGGAATCAGGGAACGACACTGAAGTCCTGAAGGACGAAATGACCAAGTTCTATACGTTCGGACCCTACAAACCCATTGTTACGCTTGAGGGCGGCTGGGTCAAAGTCGAAATCAACACGCCAGTCATACTATCCGAAGAATCTGACTTTAGAAAAGTCGTTGCATTAGCTGAAAAACGGAAATTTGCGGAAGTCAAGCCAATCCTGAGAAATCTCATCTCGAAGAATAGGACGAACTCTGAATATTATAGGATTAACGGTCAAATTCTCTCGGAAGAGGGAGACCAGGAAGGTGCCATCGATTCTCTTATTGACGCTTTAAGATGGGACCCGAAGAACGCATGGGCCTTACTGATGATGGGAAACATCTTTGCAAAATATAAGGACGACATCGCGACTGCGATGAAATACTACGACCAAGTTCTGAAAGTCGATTCGCGAAACAATATTGCAATGAACAACATAGGCGCGAATCTGATGCGGCAAGGAAAAACCGAGGCTGCAAAGAAGTATTTTCATGAGGCGCTCAAGATAAATGCCAACTATGCCAATACTTATTATGCGCTTGGATTGGTCGCCGAAGTCGAGAATGATCCGTTTAGCGCCTTTGACCATGCAATAACCACGTTGAAGAAGAGCGCGAATCCCAAGGATGCCCTGTTCCAGAACGCATTGCAACTCGCGCTCAGCTCAGCAAAGAAAGTTGTCGAAACGGGAAGTGGAGCCGAAATACTGTCTGACTATGTACATCAACTCGAATCCCAATGTGATACGAAGATCGAGTTGGTCGAAGATCCCTCAATTCCAACTGCCGCAAAGTTTGAACTCGCCGAAAACTACGGCAGATCACGCCATGTTGTACGATACAATCCGAATAAACTGGCCATAGTTCATTTACAGATGCATGAGCTTGTCCATTTATCCTACATTATTGAGGCTCGAAGAGCCGACGCAAACCTGTTGTTTGTGACGTCCCAAAAGCAGAAGGCGGAGTTCATAACAGGGATAGACTATTCCATCAGGAAGTTGCGCAAGAGGGGGTTGCCCGAAGAATCCATCTCAGGTTTCTGTACGACTCTTTTTGATGGAATCAATCTGCAGATCTTCAATACCCCCATAGACCTTTTCATAGAAGACTTCCTTTACCATGAATTCAAGGAACTGCGGCCATACCACAATTCATCTCCCTATCTGGTTTGCTGA
- a CDS encoding Transcriptional regulator, Cro/CI family — translation MKYNRYANNEEHFRTLLRQKRKDRGLTQADLAATLGKPQSFVSKYEAGERLLSFVETIDVCRALGIDPATFLKDYLPHHDA, via the coding sequence ATGAAATACAACAGATATGCCAATAACGAGGAGCACTTTCGGACTTTGCTCCGCCAGAAAAGAAAAGATCGCGGACTGACACAGGCCGACCTGGCGGCAACCCTTGGCAAGCCCCAGTCTTTCGTCAGCAAGTACGAGGCGGGTGAAAGACTCTTATCGTTCGTTGAAACCATTGACGTTTGCCGAGCCTTGGGAATAGATCCCGCGACTTTTCTTAAGGATTATCTACCACATCATGACGCCTGA
- a CDS encoding putative Delta 1-pyrroline-5-carboxylate synthetase (Evidence 3 : Function proposed based on presence of conserved amino acid motif, structural feature or limited homology) — MKIDVVIKVGGSLGRWGGVGKLLDSVEEWRGAANVLVVPGGGVFADLVRAEYRRVRLTESAAHRMAILAMDQYGLELCDLASRAAPASSLNQVREVIRSGRLPVYLPSRSLARHDPFTPSWRVTSDSIAAYIAGCAKANSLLLLKSVDGIFARDPKVDPSAPLLPRITRSHLSRDSGVDREFARWLNGIDCCWIINGRRPARVKEWLECRKTVGTCVITRSARRKK, encoded by the coding sequence ATGAAGATCGACGTCGTCATCAAGGTGGGCGGGAGCCTCGGCCGGTGGGGGGGCGTCGGGAAGCTGCTCGACTCTGTCGAGGAGTGGAGGGGCGCCGCCAATGTGTTGGTCGTTCCCGGCGGCGGGGTGTTTGCCGATCTGGTGCGGGCAGAGTATCGCCGAGTACGGCTTACCGAAAGCGCCGCGCACCGGATGGCTATCCTGGCGATGGATCAGTACGGCCTGGAGCTTTGCGACCTCGCTTCACGTGCAGCGCCGGCCTCCAGTCTGAATCAGGTCAGGGAGGTGATCCGCAGCGGCCGGCTTCCGGTCTACCTCCCCTCCCGATCCCTTGCTCGCCACGATCCCTTTACGCCTTCGTGGCGCGTCACCTCGGATTCGATCGCTGCCTATATCGCCGGATGTGCAAAGGCGAACAGCCTGCTGCTACTGAAGTCTGTGGACGGGATCTTCGCGCGAGACCCGAAGGTTGACCCGTCGGCGCCCCTGCTGCCGCGCATCACGCGCTCGCACCTTTCGCGTGACAGTGGCGTGGACCGCGAGTTTGCCAGGTGGCTGAACGGGATCGACTGTTGCTGGATCATCAACGGGAGACGTCCGGCTCGCGTCAAGGAGTGGCTGGAGTGCAGGAAGACGGTGGGAACGTGTGTGATTACGCGGAGTGCGAGGCGGAAGAAATAG
- a CDS encoding protein of unknown function (Evidence 5 : No homology to any previously reported sequences), whose translation MRIRESEAQYLFLHFSDALEKGNCRLVPISISLDERIAHGEIRKPPEMAISGPQLAHTMQATEGGNVRIVHLWTGDLAFLDGVTQLDPVPAHFGKECEARRL comes from the coding sequence ATGCGAATCCGCGAATCCGAGGCACAATACTTATTTCTTCACTTCAGTGACGCGCTGGAAAAAGGAAATTGTAGACTGGTCCCGATTTCGATCTCACTCGACGAGCGGATTGCGCACGGGGAGATCCGGAAACCGCCCGAAATGGCGATCAGCGGTCCACAGCTCGCGCACACCATGCAGGCGACAGAGGGCGGCAATGTGCGCATCGTGCACTTGTGGACCGGCGATCTGGCCTTTCTGGATGGCGTGACGCAGTTGGATCCAGTACCCGCTCATTTCGGTAAGGAGTGTGAGGCTCGGCGACTCTAG
- a CDS encoding TPR repeat (fragment) codes for MLKEGLHAVTNKEIVEHAPPNVLWSSKIYNLVGAMQFKDLYGVPTVQEFHATSSELSKAKAFYGDFLQHKDSRKPGQEYEMVLDWAERLGLDKYFELIDEKEYRGKNTDIDTLLASVEEGPYGVESKDIDKKRDEERFQKSQAEIGTNMAVVMFMVDALNYFRYMPKERIKEIAYEIALLGTQGFSPDQEGYKINAIPEKIFSGHHILAFYYVSWKLAIPEMLSQLHLPYDREFELAMKLQQK; via the coding sequence TTGCTGAAGGAAGGTTTGCATGCGGTCACAAACAAGGAAATCGTTGAACATGCGCCGCCAAATGTCTTGTGGAGTAGCAAGATCTACAATCTTGTTGGTGCCATGCAGTTCAAGGACCTCTATGGGGTTCCCACTGTTCAGGAGTTTCACGCAACGTCGTCAGAGCTATCGAAAGCGAAGGCTTTCTACGGTGACTTCCTGCAGCATAAGGATAGCCGCAAGCCCGGCCAGGAATACGAAATGGTTCTTGATTGGGCAGAACGCCTTGGTCTTGACAAATATTTTGAGTTGATCGATGAGAAGGAATACCGCGGCAAGAACACGGATATCGACACGCTGTTGGCTTCGGTAGAAGAAGGCCCTTATGGTGTTGAGTCAAAGGATATCGATAAGAAGAGGGATGAAGAAAGGTTCCAGAAATCTCAAGCGGAAATCGGGACCAACATGGCGGTGGTCATGTTCATGGTCGATGCTCTGAACTACTTTAGGTATATGCCAAAAGAGAGAATCAAAGAAATCGCATATGAGATCGCATTGTTGGGAACACAGGGGTTCAGCCCGGACCAAGAGGGCTACAAAATCAATGCCATTCCCGAAAAGATATTCTCGGGTCATCACATATTGGCCTTCTACTACGTGAGCTGGAAGTTGGCCATTCCCGAAATGCTCTCCCAACTGCACTTGCCCTATGACAGGGAATTCGAGTTGGCCATGAAGTTACAACAGAAGTAG
- a CDS encoding putative Yga2E (Evidence 3 : Function proposed based on presence of conserved amino acid motif, structural feature or limited homology) gives MTPDKRFIQLPKHFWALVRLIGQECGYASRGQITVPTEEAVVAALQALGLKTEALARALPDGNITWDVLLEYFTYRRDLLHQHVEPNLMDAAQAKQEFTRLKRRFKPTCPLPMNKQKGAMKAPAFLTGMVNMLIEANADGKACDHDPRALTTVAAGGFPLRTFARRMDGAFPSVINPVAVWEVKEYYYTTTFGSRVADGVYETLLDGMEIEELAAAENINVLHYLMIDARFTWWDCGKSYLCRIVDMLHMGYVDEVLVGREVITRIPVLVKNWIKQLA, from the coding sequence ATGACGCCTGACAAGAGGTTTATCCAGCTTCCCAAGCACTTCTGGGCCCTTGTTCGTCTAATCGGCCAGGAGTGCGGATATGCAAGCAGGGGCCAGATTACCGTACCGACTGAGGAGGCGGTAGTGGCCGCTCTCCAGGCGCTCGGCCTGAAAACCGAGGCCCTGGCCAGGGCTCTTCCTGACGGAAATATCACATGGGATGTCCTGTTGGAGTACTTCACGTATCGCCGGGACTTGCTTCATCAGCACGTCGAGCCCAATCTCATGGATGCGGCCCAAGCGAAACAAGAATTCACTCGCTTGAAGCGTAGATTCAAACCCACCTGCCCTTTGCCGATGAACAAGCAGAAGGGCGCCATGAAAGCTCCCGCTTTTCTCACCGGCATGGTTAACATGCTGATTGAGGCGAATGCTGATGGCAAAGCCTGCGATCATGATCCTCGCGCGTTGACCACAGTCGCCGCGGGCGGCTTCCCTCTCCGAACATTCGCCCGCCGCATGGATGGTGCTTTCCCCTCCGTTATCAATCCGGTCGCGGTTTGGGAAGTTAAGGAATACTACTACACAACCACCTTTGGTAGCCGTGTCGCTGATGGTGTCTATGAAACATTGTTGGATGGGATGGAGATCGAAGAGCTCGCGGCGGCTGAAAATATTAACGTTCTTCACTACCTTATGATTGATGCTCGGTTCACATGGTGGGATTGTGGAAAATCGTACCTCTGCCGGATTGTCGATATGCTCCACATGGGCTATGTTGATGAAGTCCTCGTCGGCCGGGAAGTCATCACCAGAATACCTGTGCTGGTTAAGAACTGGATCAAGCAGCTAGCCTAG